A window of Perognathus longimembris pacificus isolate PPM17 chromosome 6, ASM2315922v1, whole genome shotgun sequence contains these coding sequences:
- the LOC125352266 gene encoding ubiquitin-like protein 5 → MIKVVCNNRLGKKVHFKCNTNDTIGDLKNLITAQTGTCWNKIVLKKWYPIFKDHVSLWDYEIHDEMNLELYYQ, encoded by the coding sequence ATGATCAAGGTTGTTTGCAACAACCGCCTGGGGAAGAAAGTTCACTTTAAGTGCAACACCAATGACACCATCGGGGACCTTAAGAACCTGATCACTGCCCAAACTGGCACCTGTTGGAACAAGATTGTCCTTAAAAAATGGTACCCAATTTTCAAGGACCATGTGTCTCTGTGGGATTATGAAATCCATGATGAAATGAACCTGGAACTTTACTACCAGTAG